The sequence below is a genomic window from Acetivibrio clariflavus DSM 19732.
CTATATTCATACTCTTCCCCTGGTACTAATCCTTCTCCATTGTTGTCATCAACAAAAGTTGCTACATAAGTAGTCCCTATCAGCTCGTTATTGCGATAAACATTATAGCCTGCCACACCTATATTATCCGTTGCTGCTTCCCAAGTAAGAGTAATTTTTTTGTCTGTTGCTTCAGCTACCAAGTTTTGCGGTGTTGATGGTTTTTCTGTATCTTCAGCAAGTATAGTTGTGGACATTTCGTCGATTGTAGGTATTACATTTTCATCTTCATAAAGAGCATCCGTTTCCTGAAACTCTATAGGCTGCATTTCATCAGCAATATCATTTATATCCCATTCGATATCGGTATCCATTTTATCATTTGATATACTGCTATCACTACCATTAAAATCGAGTAAAGAATCACTTGAGGACATCATATCATCATTTTCTAGCTGTTCATAATTCATGCTATTGGCATTCTGTTCAACTTTTGCATCATTTTCAACTATTAAAGGATTAATTATCTGGTCAGTTGTCTCACCTTGGTTATTTTTAGACTCAATTGTCTTTTCGTTTACAGCTTCACTTTTATTATCGTCTATAAGGCAAGACTCAGTTGTTAATATATTTTTTTCTTCGGCCTGTGGAACAATATCCTCTAAGACTGCCTTTGAAGACAATATCTCCCCGTTATACTCTTGATTTGCTGCTTCTGCTTTGCTGACACCAAAAGGGTTAAATACACTTGATGTTAAAATTTGAACAGCAAAAAAACATGAAATGATTGATGATACAATTCTTTTCTTCCTTGACATCAAACTCTTTCTCCCCTCACAAATACAATTTTATATATTTTGAAAAACTTGTTTTAGATATGATGTTAATTTTACCCACAAAAGTTTACCAAAAAAATTTACAGTTGTAAATACAAAAAAGAAAAGACTCGCATCTACTGGCCTACGAGTCTTTTCATATATATTAACAGTTTGTCGAATTAATTATAAAATATAACTTTATTTGCCAAAAGTCAATACTTTAGTATGTTCTACTTTCCAAACATTACTATTTTGTGTTTAACATGTTATAACACTCTAAATCATGGAAACTTTTATTTAAGTTGGACGATGGTAACTCCATCTTCCCCCTCCCCATATTTTCCAAGCCTATAAGAGCTTACCCTTTTATTGCTTTTTAGATATTGGTGTATTCCGTTCCTCAAAATCCCGGTACCTTTACCGTGTATTATACATATTTCGGGAAGTCCGGATATAACTACATCATCTAAGTACTTATCAATAGCTTCTAGTGCATCATCAAGCGGCATACCTCTTACATCTATCTCACTGCTGATATTTTTTGCCTTAGAAACACTTATTTCTCCTACCCCTGTTTTGTATATCTGTTCCTTCTGCTCGTCAACCAATTTCAAATTGGTAATATGCACATTTATTTTCATAATTCCAACCTGAACAATTGCCTCACCGTCTCTGTCAGGAGGTGTTATAACTGTTCCCCTCTGATTCAGATTTACAATTAACACGCTGTCTCCGGGCTTAAGATTTTTAGGAGGTTTTACAAGGGTGTTTTTAGGCATAACAGATTTACTCAAAGCATCCTCTATGGTATCTATATTGCTTTTGAGTTTAAGTCTCATTTCTTCGGCAGCCTTCTGACTTTGTATATTTTCCCTTTCCTTTTGAATTCTTCTCATTTCGGAAAGTATATTATCTGCTTCATGTTTTGCATTGAGCAGCAGCTTTCTGGCCTCTTCCCTTGCTTCCCTTAAAATCTTCTCCTTTTTCTCTTCTAATTTCCTCTTTTCATTTTCCATTTCACTTTTTATTTTTTCTGCTTCTTGTTTTAAAAGCTGTGCCTGTAATTTTTCGTTCTCCGATTGATTTAGATTCTTTTCAATGTTCAAAAGCATATCTTCAAACTTGATTTCTTCACTTGTCAAATAACTCTTTGCCCGTTCAATTACCGAATCAGTAAGTCCTAACCTCTTTGAAATTGCAAAGGCATTACTTCTGCCCGGTACACCTATTAAAAGTTTATAGGTTGGTTTTAAAGTTTCAACATCAAACTCACAGCAGGCATTCTCAACATAAGGTGTAGTAACCGCATAAACTTTGAGCTGGCTATAATGGGTAGTGGCTACAACAGTACATCCCCTATCCTTCAGATGTTCCAATATTGCCATTGCCAATGCAGCACCTTCAGTGGGATCAGTACCGGCTCCCAATTCATCAAAAAGGACAAGAGTTCTATCATCTATATTTTCCAATATGTTTACAATATTTTTCATATGAGATGAAAAAGTACTTAAACTTTGTTCAATACTTTGCTCATCCCCGATATCCGCAAAAACCTTGTTAAAAACACTTAGTACCGTTCCTTCGCCGGCAGGGATATGGAGACCCGCTTGTGCCATAAGTGTAAACAGTCCTACAGTTTTAAGGGTTACTGTCTTTCCTCCGGTATTAGGCCCTGTGACAACAAGGGTGTGGAAATCTTCTCCTATCCAAAAATCTATAGGTACAACAGTTTTGGGAACAAGCAATGGATGTCTTCCCTTTTTGATTATGATTTTTCCTTCATTGTTCAGCTTAGGGCAAACACAGTTGTACTCAAGGCTCAACTTCGCTTTAGCAAAAATAAAGTCAAGCTTTGCCAACAGGTTAATATTAGTATTAAGCTCAACAGCTATCTCGGCCACATCACAGGACAATTCCCGAAGAATCCTTTCAATCTCTGCCTCTTCCTTAATTTTCAATTCCCTGATAGCATTATTGGCCTCTACAACAGCCATAGGTTCTATAAAAAGTGTTGCCCCGCTTGCTGACGAGTCATGTATAAGGCCGGGTACTTCAGTTCTGTATTCCTGCTTGACAGGAATTACATACCGCTCGCCCCTCATGGTAACTATCGGTTCTTGCATGTATTTCTGATATTTGGGAGACCTAATCAGCTCATTCAGCTTATCCTTTATTGAATTCTGTGCATGGCGTATCTGCCTTCTTATGCTTCCTAGTGCAGGACTTGCATTATCGGATATTTCCTCTTCGCTCACAATACAAAGATTAATTTTGTCTTCAATTCTTTTAGCAGCTTCAAGACATTCAATCAATTCACCGACAATATTGTCTTCACCTTCTTTAACATTGGCACTGTTGGAATAGTTTTTTAAGTTCCTGACAGCACGCAATACATTTGCAATCCTCATCAATTCTCCCGGATTTAGCATTGAACCTATCTCAGCTCTTCTAACGCTGTCCCTTATATCGTGGATACCTCCTAACGGCGGACTTCCTCTCCTTGATATAAAGTTTACGCCATCGCTGGTTTCCTTCAAATTTATCTTAACTTTTTCAATGTCATTATCCGGCACAAGCTGCCTTGCCAAATCGGCACCAAGAGTTGATGCTGTAAGGGATACCAGTTTGTCTATTATTTTGTTATATTCCAAAATTCTTATCGTTTTCTCATTCATATATGCAATTACCTTTCCCAATGGTTATTCTAAATAGTTTTAACGCAGAAAATTACACATAATACTTTTTTCATAATATTATAGCATAAATGCAGCAAATAAATAATTAAAACTTATAACGCTCCCAACTATAGTATTACAATATATCACATTGCAAATATCATTTCAATTAACGATTAAAACAATTTTGTCACATAACTGGAAATTATTTTTAAGCATAAATTTTTGCTCCGGAGAAAATTCTATTATAAAAGACAAAAGCTTTTGTCGGAGTAAAAGACTTTAATATAACAATACCGGTTTTACAGGGAGGTTTTGATAGTGACCAGTGAAAAAACCCTTGAAATCATCAGGGAATATATTGATGATATCAGAGAGTTCCAGAATAATCCCAACTGGAGTTATGAAAAAAAACAACATATAAAAAAGGCGTTGGAAGCTTACGAAAATCTATTTGAAGATGCTAAAAACGGCAGATTGGATCCGGATATCCTGCATGAAAACATAACAAGTTTCATGTATATGCTGCAGTAATTTCAGAGTTTTGCATTTTTTACCTGAGTTTTTTTCCTTGTCTCAAGTAAAAATCTATTAATCTGTTATTTTTATAAAACATAAAACGATGGGCTTCTTTTTTTCTTTACAAAGTACATAATGACTTTTTTGACATTAAATTAACCGACACCTGATTTTGGTGTCGGTTAGATGAAGCTGAAAATTTTTATGCTATTTATACATTTTCTCAAGGCTTTCCACAATAGCTTTTTTCAGTGCTTCAGCAGCCTTATCTTGATAAGCGGATGTCTTTAGCTTGTTGAGTTCTGAATTGTTGGACATATAACCTATTTCCGCAATTACTGCCGGCATGTTGGCAGTTCTTAGAACAGCCAGTCCAGGACGTTCAATAATGCCTAAGTCCCTGGTTCCTAAAGTACTTACCAAATTTTTCTGTACAATCCTCGCAAACTCATAGGAGGTCAATTTGCCTTTTGTCTTAGATGCACTCGGATAATACAATGACATACTACCGGTAACGCTTGACGCCCCTGCGTTGTTATGAACGCTAATGAGTAAATCGGCATTTTTACTATTTGCAAGATCGGATCTTGCATATAAACTCAAAGTGGAATCACTGGTCCTCGTCATATAAGTTACGATTCCCAACTCTTTCAGTTTTTCATTCAATTTTTTTGCAATGCTGAGGTTTAAATCCTTTTCCTTTACCCCACCATATACTGCTCCTGATTGCGTTCCGCCGTGTCCGGCATCAATTACAACAATTCGTCCCTTTACACCGGAATAACCGCCGCCACTTGCAGGTATTTCTTCCTTTACTTCTTCAGGCATTTCCCCCAAATACACTGTAGATGTCTTTTGGCTCCAGCCTACCGGGATATTAAAGGATTCAGCAACAAATCTAACAGGAACCATAACAGTGCCGTTGTACAGTACAGCCGGCGATTCCATTCTCTTTATTTCTCCATTTACATAACAATTGATATAACCAATATACATTATTATATTATCATTGCCTTTAGTAATAACCAGTCTGTTTCTTAGTTCATTCCATTCCACTTTGGCACCAAATTGCGAAAAAACAGTTGCTACCGGTACAACCAGGCGATCATTAATTGAAATTGGTTCTCTTTCCATATTGAGGGCTAATCCGTTAACAGCTATTTTAGAACTGGATATGGCCCCCCAAACCCCTGAAAAGTATTCGCCTGCTGCATAAGTATTCGTTATGTTCAGTAAGAAAGTAACGATAATTAAAGTCAGTAATAAAGTCCTCTTCATAGCTCTCCTCCCCAAATTGATGGTTTGTTTACATAATGTATTTCTACGTGTATTATGTTTATCCTTTATGTAATTTTTGCTACATACGGGCCAGAGGTTGAGATATCCAATGCAATTTTAATCTTCTTTTGAAAAATGGGATTATTAGACTTAAGCCATAAAAAATAGACCAGCTTGGAAATGACTAATCTAAATGCCTTTTTTAACCTTTAATGCTCTGCGAATGGGAGGAAATATCCAAAATCCCAGTGCCATTGCTACAAGACATGCACCCATTGAAGATAAAATAGGTAATATGGAATAATACAAATCTGCCAATGATATATTTGAATTTGTTTCAAATAATTTAGATATTTTTATAATAAGAAACATAAACAAAAATGCAATTCCGGTAATTTGAAAAATGAAATGCTGTTTTAGTAAATTTAAAATGGATGCTGAAAATAAAACCACAAAGAAAACAGAAACAGAATAATTTATACTAAGTTCATGCATAAATTTTCATTCCTCACTTCTTATATATCTGCATTTCTCAGGTATATTTTATATTGATTGGTAATTTATTTCAATATATTTCCCTACCCTTTACTTAAGCTGTTTTGGTTATGCGAAATTTAGCCAACCGGAAAAAATTTTTTTAAAATAAAAATAACTTCCGCTACGAATGTTGTAAATTTTGAAGCGAAAGTTATTTTACTGCTAAATCAAAACTATAATAAATTTTTTGTCAAAGTAATGCAAATTATTTTACTCTGTTTCTTCAATTACACTATTAATCTTTTCAGCAATCTCATCAACTGCTTTTTTTGTAACTTCATAATCATATGCACCATTTATACCCATAACATTATCCCAAATTTTGGTCAAACCCTCTTTTAAATAATTTTCCGCAGGTCCCCATGAAGCAATTGACGGATAAGCTTTAGCATACTTCATTTGTTCTTTAAATACCTTAAGAAACTTATGGTCAGAAATTGAAGGATCTTCATACGCTTCTTTGTTGGTAGGAAGGTTTCCGGTAATTTTAGCGTATGCAATCTGCGCTTCCTTATCGCTTAAATAATCGCAAAGTGCTATAGAAGCCTCTTTATTTTTCGACGACTTGAATACAGAAATTGTGCTTCCGCCCAGAAATGCCTTTCTGCCAGCTGGACCTTCAGGAATTAAGGCAACTCCGATTTTATCTATAAGGTCATTTACGCCATCGTTCTTATTTTTCTCCAGAGTTGCTATATTCCAAGGCCCTAATATCGAAACTGCATAGGCGCCGTTCGCAAAAGCAGCCTCAACATCGTTTGTGCTTTTTTCCAGTGAAGCTCTATCCATTAGCCCTTCCAAAGCAAGTTCCGAATAGAATTTTATTCCCTGTAATGCCTCCGGAGAATTAATTTTAACTTCTTTTCCGTCTTCCGATGTAAACTCGCCGCCAGCACCGTAAATCCACGGTGCAAAGTTATGCAAGACATTCCAATCATTTTTTCCGGGCATACCTAATGCCGGCAATCTTACTCCGTCTATTTCGATATTGTTCAATTTCCGCAATGCTTCTTTAAATTTATCCCAGGTAGCAAAATCAGTCTCAGGATTAACACCAGCTCTTTCGCAGGCATCCTTCCTGTAGAATATTACTCTTGTCTCGGCAAACCACGGTACAGCGGTTTTTTTATCGGATCCAAGAAGACCTGTTGTGTCTAGAACCGATTCCTGAAATTTGCTCCAATCAATATGATGGGTTAAATCTTCCAAGGCATCCATGTAGGAAATAGCACCAACCCAACTTGTCCCAAGTTGTGCTATATCAGGTGCATCTCCTGTTGTAGCTGCAGCTGTAAGCTTTCTCCATGCAGCTCCCCAGTCAACAACAGTAGTAGTAATGGTTAGTTCCGGATTAGCATTCAAAAAAGGCTTACATACATTTAACAAATCTTGTTCCGGTGAAGAACTGTTGGGCATTATCCAAATCTTAATATTTCCAGAATAACCGCCCGATATAGCCTTTTCCTGAGGTTGCTTGCTGCTATTAGGTAACACAGGCGGTTCCGGTTCTTTTGTCTCTTTTTTGCATGCAGCAAAACTAAATAAAAACGATAAAATCAAAAAAAATGTAATTACCTTTTTAAGCATGTCTAATCCTCCCAGCATAATATAATAGTAACAATGTGACATCAGTTTGTAAAAATAAACTGACGGTTCAATTAATCTGATATCTTTCATCAATAAAAACTACTTTCACAAGGATATTATGCGACCGGACGAAAAGTACATTCACAACAAGTTTATAATTTTACACAAACATTGATTATTAATTACGTAAAAGTATAAAAAATTGAGAACGCAGTAGCGAACGAAAATACAATAAATAATATATGTTTACTTTTTTTGATTTTCCAATAATCGAAAAAGAAATAAAAATACTATATTTTTATCTTAATTCAAATAGTAACAAATTTCAACTATTCTATTGATTTAATCCGAAAAGCAATTATGTGAACCAATGGGAATAGCACTCTGTAAAATACGAAAAATACAAGTATATCACTGATGTGATATACTTTTTATTGGGAATTTTTTAAAATATATTCCAAAACAATATGTGCATTTTTATTTCTCATAACATCATCTTTATCATTTTCTTTAGGGAGTCTTATTGCGAAGTAATAATCTTCGGGAAATCCCATTTCCAAAAACATATCCAATTTTTTCACCGGAATTGCATATACTTTGTAATTGTTTTCCCCGTCAGGGTCCGCTTTTACTTCCGGAAAACCGCTAAGGTCAATATTGTACTTGTCAACATAGGAATCAAGCGGTTCAAAAAAATGATGGTTGATTATCGGCAAAAGTGTTTCTTTATCCAACAAAAAAATTTGAGATATACCTATAACAAATTCCACTTCAAGCCGTGAAGGTGTAATCGGTAGAATTGAAACAACAGCTTTTTCTTTATCTTTTCCCTGTATTAATGACTCAAAAAGAGCCTTATTTTCGTCCAAATTCTGCAATATAACTTCTCTGTTTCCAATAACATATCCGATTTCCAGGTCAGCTTCACCGCCGGAGTCACCGCTTGACGCCACAATAATTGTTATAATTACGAATATGGCTATTATTACTTTATATTTGTGATAATACCAGAAATTTTCCAGCTTTTTTCTAAACATTTTACCAGCACTTACTCCTTTCGAATTATCTTAATATATACACCCTATTTTTATATTTAGGGGTAAATATCGATTTAAATTAAACTTTGAGTAATTATCAATACTTATTTTACATTAGACTTTTGAAAATTCCCATAGGCATTTTCAAATAATTGTCCGGTTTATAAAGCAATTATCCTATAATTTATCCAAAATATTTTGAAATCAAAATTACAAGGCTTAATTTTAAAGTTTTCAAACTGCTTATAATCTCGCCGATGAAAAATATTCGATTTGTAATATTCAATTCCTTAGTTTATAATGAATTTAAAATAAAAATTACGGGAGGATAAAATGGATCTATTTATTGAAAGAATTGTTGCCAGAAAGAAGGATTATGTGGATTATTTGATTATTTTAGCAACCATTATAATTTCCTTTATTATTGCTTTCTTAATTATACTTATGACCGGCCCTGTTCTGTTTGGGGTAGGAGTGGGACTAGTCACTATTATTGGATATATAGGTTACCGGATTATTACATCGCGAAACATTGAATACGAGTATTCTCTTACAAACGGTGACCTGGAAATCTCCAAAATAATTGCCAAAAAAAGAAGGAAAAGAATTTTTTACGGCAGCTGCAGACAGTTTGAAGTTGTGGACAAAGCATCAAGCGAAAGACATAAAAGATTTGTTAACGATGAGATGAATAAAATTCATGCGGTAAGCTCAATGAAGTCCCAGGATGTATACTTCTTTATATCCAACTACAATGACAGAAAAACAATTGTTTATTTTGAACCCTGTGAAAAAATTATAGACAAAATTAGGTCATTGAACAGAAAAGCTTTTTTATAAAGATGGGAAGCATAAAAGCTTCCTTTTTATTATATGATTTTACACAGCCTATATATTTTTCTACACAATCTATTCGATTCGCAATAAAAAAAGTGAGTAGAATTTTCTACTCACTGTCTATATTTATCTTATGTCTATCAAAATCTTTTTCAATTATCCTTTTACAGAACCTGCAGTAACTCCACCGATTATATATTTAGAGAATACGGCGAATGCTATCAAAATAGGCACAACTGAAATGGCAATTGCCATATAAGCCGCTGAGAAATCTGTTCTGTAAACCCCTTTAGCATTGGCAACAAGAATCGGTACTGTATGAAGATGTTCTTTTCTTAAAACTATCTGAGGAATCAACAGTTGGTTCCATGAGTTTATAAAGTTGAACATTCCCATTGTTGCAATAGAAGGAGTTGCTATTGGCAATACCATCTTGTTAAATATACCGAATTCGGTTGCTCCGTCTATTCTCGCAGACTCAACTATTGAATCCGGAAGTGTAGAATCCAGATACAGCTTTACAAAATAAACAAACTGCGCACTTGCAATCATTGGAATTATAAGAGCCCATAAGTTATTCAACAGATTCAGTCTTTGTACTACATCATAAAAACCGATTACACCAAGCTGGGGTGGTATCATCATAGAACACAATATCACCCAGAACAAAGCCTTATTGCCCACAAATTTATATTTTGAAAAACCATATGCAGTTAATGTACCGAAATAAGCGAGTAAGGCAGTTCCTACTCCGGATACAAACAGGCTGTTTAAAAAGCCTCTCCAAATATTAACCCTTTCTTTCATTTTCAAATAGTTTGCCCAAGCATATTTCCCGGGAAGAAGATTCAATCCCTGTGCAATAGCTTGGTTGTTATGAGTTGAATTTATTATCATAAAATAGAACGGTAGAAAGCATATAACTGCCAGTCCAATTAAAAAAATATATAAAAGGATATCCCCTATACCAATCCTGCTGCTACTGCTTTTATATTTTTTTACGGCCAACGCACTCATTAAATACTATCCCCCCTAATTAAGCTTCTTTTCGATTAATAAATTTCAGAGCAATAAGAACGACAATAAATATGTGCACAAAAAGGCCTATAGCTACAGCGGAAGCATATCCCAAATTATAGTTTGTGAATCCTTGCCTATATATGTGCATTACCATTGTTGTTACTTTATTTTGGGGAGCTCCTGTTCCGTTAGTCAAAACTTGTGGAATATCATACATACTTAATCCACCGATGATTGAGGTTACAACTTGGTAAGTCATTATAGACCTAAGCTGTGGAAGAGTAACAAATCTAAAAGTCTGCCACTTATTTGCCCCATCAACCCTGGCAGCTTCAAACAACTCTTCAGGAATAGCTTTTATTCCCGCCATAAATATAATCATTGTGTATCCAAACCACATCCAAGTCAATATTGTTGAAACTGATAATCTTGTCGCCCAGACATTTTGCAGAAAATAAAATGGCTCTTTAAGTATCTTCAAAGCCAATAATAAATCATTAACCGCACCATTGGGATATCCCAAAAGGAATGAGAACAATGCTGCTATTGATGCCATGGTAATAAGATTAGGCAAGTAATAGATAGCTCTAAAAAATTCTTTACCTCTAATCTTATTGCTTTTATCCGTTAATAATACAGCTAATGCCAAAGCACCTACAAACTGAGGAATAACGTTGCAAATCCACAGTATCCAGGTGTTCTTTATACTCTGAAGAAAAATTCCGCCTTTTGCAATATCTTCAAAGAGCCTTCTATAATTTTTAAATCCTACCCATACAGGAGGTGTTGTAGCACCTTGCCAATCTGTAAAACTTAAATAAAAGGTTTTAAGTATCGGAAAGATTATAAAGATAGACATAATTACAAAAAAAGGAAATATAAACAAATATCCATAAAGGGCGTATTTATCATTTCTTGTTAATCTCTTAAGCAAAGAATATAACCTCCCCCATATTAATTGTTTGCCCTATTACCCATCACAGGGGGGTAATAGGGCAATAGTTGCCTTCAGATTAGTACACTTAATACCTTAGTGCCAATTATTCAACTGTTATTTGGTCTCCAAGGTCGCTTCTAACCTGATCCTTAAACTGTGCCCACATTTGATCTTCAGTAGTGTTACCGGCAAGATAGCTAAGCATAGCATCCTGGAATGCATTTGTAATTGTGTCATCATATTGTGTAATTATTCTACCATTGATACCGGTAATCATCGGTCCAAAGAATTCATATGGGTTCTGATTTACTGTTTTGCTTATCATTTCTGGATCAGTTGACAATTTTTCAATAGCTGCACGGTTACTGATGAAGTCACCGCTTTGCTTAGCCCAAGCTACTGATTGTTCTTCATCAAGTGTAATGAATTTTATAAATTCCCAAGCAAGTTCTTTATTTGGACTCTTGCTGTACATTCCGAACCAGGTACCTCCCCAAGTATATGGAGCAGGTGCTTTTGCAAGACCCCAGTTACCTTTTCCTTTATTTTCTTCTGCTTGGTTAACATCGATTATCCATGGAATACCCCATGTTGGTATTGCGTATGCAAAGTGAATATCATCTTCAACTGCTGCTGACCACTGAGGTGTCCATGCTTCCATACCACCCTCAGCGCCTGCATCTCTCAATTCTTTTGCTATTTTAACAAATTCTTTAACTTTATCATCTATAGTTAATTTACCGTCTACTACCCAACCTTTTTCACGAGCACCTAAGTACATTCTCATTAATTCAGCCATACCTGGGAAGAGTTTTGCTTTTCCTCCGCTTTCCTGTACAAGTTTTTTACCTGTTTCAACAATTTTATCAGCTGATGAGAATAATTCACCGATTTTTTCCGGATCATCTGTTCCGAAATACTTCTTAGCCATTTCCCTCTTGTAACCTACAGCAGCTGCTGTTGCCTGGTGGGATAATGCTCTAACTACGCCGTTGTCGTCAGTACCGATTTCAACGGTATAAGGAACTAATTTAGATTTTAAATCATCTACGCTCATGTATTTTGAAAGATCTTCGTATGCATCAGGAAGGTTAACAAATCTTTTAACGAAAGCTGATTCTGCTGCGAATACGTCAGGTACATCCTGACCGGATCTCAAAGCGGTAGTTATTAAAGTCTGATAAGCACCATTGGTATCTGCAGTAACCTGCAATTCAACTTGTACATTCGGATACGCCTTTTTAAATGTCTCAACAAGTGGTTCTGACTCGTCCTTGTTAAAGTGTGCGATAATTAATTTTCCTGTGAAATCTTCACGCTTTTTAGCCTGCTGTCCTTCATCTGTTGTGCCTGCTGGAGCATTTGTAGCTGGTGCATTTGTCGGTTGCGGATTTGTGTTTCCTCCTCCACAGCCTGCCATCAGAGAAGTAAGCATAAGACCACTTAGTGCCAAAGATGCAGCTCTTTGTAAAAACTTACTATTCATGTTTTGTCCCCCTTAGTTTTTTTTAAGTTTTCTTTATTAAACCATACAAATATTTATATATAATTTAGTATGGATTAATCACTTAAAGTTATTTTATATCAAATAAGTAAAAAATTCAACTTCTTGGCAGCCCTATTATATATTTTTGCTCAATTTCGTCAAATACATCTAAAATTATCTATCTCTTTATATAGCTGCCTCTAAGGATTGTCAAGCTCCAAAAATTAATCTTTCACACTTTGCCTGCACAAAAAAGTAACACATTGCTTGTCAACTTATGCTGCATCCCCACTTATTCATTATTAGCTATCCGAAAACTACTATTACGATGGCACATAGCTTATTAATATATTATAAATTAATATTATTTTATTTACCCCCTATAATACAACGTAGAGAAACTGTCATTTTTAAGCAATATACCACAATATATGCTATTCTTCGTATTTTTTCTACCATATAGTATATTTTTTCTACATTTTTCTCTATTTAAGATATTAAAAGCACTTCCCCTAAACAACTATGTAATCCTGGTAATTATACTATGCAATTTGTCTTTAAAATCTTAAAGATATTAAATTTATAGAAATTAACTTTCTAAAGTTACCCCCATCAAATAGATATATATCTAAAAACTAACATTCAATAAATTTTTTTATATAGATTATTTAACTAAAAAATTAATGGTTCCAACTTAATAATAGAACTAAACGGTATATAAAGTCAAGAAAAATTTATCAAAAAGTCTAAATTGTCTTTATGTTAAGCCTTCAGATAAGTTTTTTAAAGAAATTATGGTACCTATTTTTTAGTGGTTTAGAGCCACTTTTATCAGCACCATAATTTCTCTACTTCCCTTTGTTCATTTTTAAGTATCGCTCTTATTCAAAAACTTTCCGAACAATGGCTTGAAGCCTACAGTATAATGCAGATTAATCCACCGCTGCCCTCGTTAATTATCTTTTGCAGTGTCTCCTGTA
It includes:
- a CDS encoding DUF6106 family protein, with amino-acid sequence MDLFIERIVARKKDYVDYLIILATIIISFIIAFLIILMTGPVLFGVGVGLVTIIGYIGYRIITSRNIEYEYSLTNGDLEISKIIAKKRRKRIFYGSCRQFEVVDKASSERHKRFVNDEMNKIHAVSSMKSQDVYFFISNYNDRKTIVYFEPCEKIIDKIRSLNRKAFL
- a CDS encoding carbohydrate ABC transporter permease, whose protein sequence is MSALAVKKYKSSSSRIGIGDILLYIFLIGLAVICFLPFYFMIINSTHNNQAIAQGLNLLPGKYAWANYLKMKERVNIWRGFLNSLFVSGVGTALLAYFGTLTAYGFSKYKFVGNKALFWVILCSMMIPPQLGVIGFYDVVQRLNLLNNLWALIIPMIASAQFVYFVKLYLDSTLPDSIVESARIDGATEFGIFNKMVLPIATPSIATMGMFNFINSWNQLLIPQIVLRKEHLHTVPILVANAKGVYRTDFSAAYMAIAISVVPILIAFAVFSKYIIGGVTAGSVKG
- a CDS encoding sugar ABC transporter substrate-binding protein gives rise to the protein MLKKVITFFLILSFLFSFAACKKETKEPEPPVLPNSSKQPQEKAISGGYSGNIKIWIMPNSSSPEQDLLNVCKPFLNANPELTITTTVVDWGAAWRKLTAAATTGDAPDIAQLGTSWVGAISYMDALEDLTHHIDWSKFQESVLDTTGLLGSDKKTAVPWFAETRVIFYRKDACERAGVNPETDFATWDKFKEALRKLNNIEIDGVRLPALGMPGKNDWNVLHNFAPWIYGAGGEFTSEDGKEVKINSPEALQGIKFYSELALEGLMDRASLEKSTNDVEAAFANGAYAVSILGPWNIATLEKNKNDGVNDLIDKIGVALIPEGPAGRKAFLGGSTISVFKSSKNKEASIALCDYLSDKEAQIAYAKITGNLPTNKEAYEDPSISDHKFLKVFKEQMKYAKAYPSIASWGPAENYLKEGLTKIWDNVMGINGAYDYEVTKKAVDEIAEKINSVIEETE
- a CDS encoding endonuclease MutS2 — encoded protein: MNEKTIRILEYNKIIDKLVSLTASTLGADLARQLVPDNDIEKVKINLKETSDGVNFISRRGSPPLGGIHDIRDSVRRAEIGSMLNPGELMRIANVLRAVRNLKNYSNSANVKEGEDNIVGELIECLEAAKRIEDKINLCIVSEEEISDNASPALGSIRRQIRHAQNSIKDKLNELIRSPKYQKYMQEPIVTMRGERYVIPVKQEYRTEVPGLIHDSSASGATLFIEPMAVVEANNAIRELKIKEEAEIERILRELSCDVAEIAVELNTNINLLAKLDFIFAKAKLSLEYNCVCPKLNNEGKIIIKKGRHPLLVPKTVVPIDFWIGEDFHTLVVTGPNTGGKTVTLKTVGLFTLMAQAGLHIPAGEGTVLSVFNKVFADIGDEQSIEQSLSTFSSHMKNIVNILENIDDRTLVLFDELGAGTDPTEGAALAMAILEHLKDRGCTVVATTHYSQLKVYAVTTPYVENACCEFDVETLKPTYKLLIGVPGRSNAFAISKRLGLTDSVIERAKSYLTSEEIKFEDMLLNIEKNLNQSENEKLQAQLLKQEAEKIKSEMENEKRKLEEKKEKILREAREEARKLLLNAKHEADNILSEMRRIQKERENIQSQKAAEEMRLKLKSNIDTIEDALSKSVMPKNTLVKPPKNLKPGDSVLIVNLNQRGTVITPPDRDGEAIVQVGIMKINVHITNLKLVDEQKEQIYKTGVGEISVSKAKNISSEIDVRGMPLDDALEAIDKYLDDVVISGLPEICIIHGKGTGILRNGIHQYLKSNKRVSSYRLGKYGEGEDGVTIVQLK
- a CDS encoding N-acetylmuramoyl-L-alanine amidase; its protein translation is MKRTLLLTLIIVTFLLNITNTYAAGEYFSGVWGAISSSKIAVNGLALNMEREPISINDRLVVPVATVFSQFGAKVEWNELRNRLVITKGNDNIIMYIGYINCYVNGEIKRMESPAVLYNGTVMVPVRFVAESFNIPVGWSQKTSTVYLGEMPEEVKEEIPASGGGYSGVKGRIVVIDAGHGGTQSGAVYGGVKEKDLNLSIAKKLNEKLKELGIVTYMTRTSDSTLSLYARSDLANSKNADLLISVHNNAGASSVTGSMSLYYPSASKTKGKLTSYEFARIVQKNLVSTLGTRDLGIIERPGLAVLRTANMPAVIAEIGYMSNNSELNKLKTSAYQDKAAEALKKAIVESLEKMYK